The DNA region TGCTCGACCTGCGCCCCTGGTATCTCGAACCCGGCGCAGGCGAACTGGCCGCCGCCTCCGCCCGGGCGTCCAAGGACATCACCGAACGTGCCGTCGCCAAGGCCGCCCCGAAACAGTCCGACTTCGGCAAGGCCGCATGAGTGCGACACCACACCACGCTCACCCGTGAGCCCGCCGACAGTGCCGAGCCTGGTCCGGCGGTGCTGAGGGCACGGCGAGCCTCGAACGCCGCGTTGATCGGCCGTGCCTGGCGAAGCCGCGCAAGATCCACGACGTCCCCGACGACTGGAACCCCGCTCACCGTTGCTGCCTGGAATGCGGCAACAGCAACCCCGGCGTCACGCTGCGGGCCATCACCCCCCCGCAACGAACCAACAGGCTCTCGCCTGCACCCGGCATATCCCGAAGGTGTCCGCCGTCCTCGACGCTTTCGCATCCGCGCGAGGAGCACCGGCCGAGCAAGCGACGGCGCCACTGCCCTCGCCGCCGGGTTCGCCCGGCCAGTCAAGACATCACTGACCGCCCCGCCCCTGGGAGACGCACTGCACACATACGAACCCATCGATCTACACGACATGGCACCGCACGAAGCCGTGGACGCGGTCACCGCCGACCTGCGCGACCACCCGATCCCCGGCGACCGGCACAGCCTGTTCACCGCGAGCCGCCACATCGAGCTGCTGTGCGCCCTAGCCGGCCGACTGGCAGGCGACGCCGAGTACCTCCACAACCACGACAGCGCAGGCGGGCCGGCCACGCCATCGGCCGAGAACCTGAGCCAGACGGCGGCGCACGTGGGGCGCGCCATCGCCCACTACACCCAGACCCTCGCCCCGCTCGTCGCGCTCGCGCAGCCCGGGTCACAGGCCACGCTCCAACAGCAGCTCGACGCGATCGACCTGCACAGCCGCCTGCGTGTCCACCTCGACGACGCCGGTCGGGCCCTGGCCGAAGCCCGCGTCTGCCTTCGCCCGCGCCGTTCCACGACACCCGCCGCGACCGCCACCGTGCCCGTGCCAGCCCCGACCGCACGGCGCCGCTCATGAGCACGCTGACCGCCGAATCCCTGCTGTTCGACGTGCCCACGCCCGTCGAACGGCTACTCCACCTCGCTGGCCAGTACACCCGGCACAACGACGCGCTCGACCTCCACCTTCGCGCCGCCACCGAGCCCGAGCCGCAGGCCCATACCGCCTCCGCTCACCGGCTGGCGGCCGACACCCGCATGGCCATCCGAGCCATCCGCGGTCAACGGCTATACGAAAGCACCGAGTTGGCGGAGACAGTTCTGCGGCTGAAGCAGCTCGCCTTCCTCAGCGCCGCATCAGCGGACCACGGCGTACAGGTGGCGCGTGAACTGACCGCCCTGGCTCCCGAGACCACGGTGGGCTGCGCAGTGAGTCTCGCCGCAGAGACGCGGCGCCGTCGCGGGGCGAGCGCCATCGCGCCAGATGTGCGGCTCACTTCCGACCAGCGCTCCGCCCTGGCACAGATCGCCTCCGGCCACGTCGTGGCCAGCAGCTCCCTGGGACGGGAGTTCACGCGCTCCCGCGATCCCAAGATCTTGATGAGCACCCTGCGGACGCTGGAGTCGAAGGGCTTGGCCGAACGCACTCCGAACTCCGCGCTGCCCGCCTACCGCGGTGGCCCGCCCCAGGACCGCGTACGCCTCACACCCGCCGGCATCACCGTCCTCGCCTCCGGCATCGGCCTACCTGCGGCCGGGCCAGACACCGCTCTGGGCGCGACGCCCCGCCCGATACCCGCCACCTCACAGGCCGCCACCCGAAGCCGCTGAACCGCCGCCCACAGGAGTCACCCATCCCCACGCCCCAACTCGACCTGCCCGAACAAGTCCGCCAGCTTCGCCAGTTGGCCCGGGACTTCGAAGCCCTCCGCACCCGCGTACGCGACGTCTCCTACACGCCCGGCGCAGACGCGCTGCGCCGCATCAGCCCGCTCCTGCTCACGGCACAGGACCTCACGGCCACCGCCCTGGTGCGTCTGACCGCGCTCGACAACAGCGCGTACACCAACATCGCCGGCAGCCGCGCCAGCCTGGAGTTGCTGGCCTCGGTCGTGTCCTCTTCGTCGCTAGCCGGCACCGACCTCGCCCACGCGCTGCTCGCCAACCCCTACGAGGGCCTGCAGTTCGCCGGATATCCGGCCGACGACGAGGCGGTGCGTACCGCGCGGCACGCCGAGGCCATTCCGCAGATGACCGGCCACCTCGATGACGCCGCCCACCAGCTCGACCTGAGCGCGATCGGATGCCACTACCTGGCCCACGGCATCACCGAAGACCTGTCATCCGAACAGGAGCACCAGGCGGCGCCTGCTCAGCAGACAACCGTGCCAGACCTCACCCGCCCCCAGTACGACGCTCTCACGTCCTTCCTGGGCGGCGCACGGTTGTATGAGAGTTCCCAACGCGGACTGGGCGTCACACGCGTAGCCACCGACGACGGCGCCCGCGTGTCCATCGCCACCTATCGGGCCCTGGCCAAGCACCGGATGGTCACCGCCGACACCAGCACCTCGCTGTACCACGGCCAGAAGATCACCGTCACCGAGCAGGGCCTGCGAGCCCTGGCCAAACCTCGCCCGCACGCCGCGCTGACCGCCGCCGCGCCAGCCCCGCCCAAGATTGCGGCGAGGCAGGGGGTACGCCGGTGAACCCGTACACGCACGACGACCGGGTCATGGTCTCGCCTCGGTACATGGCAGGCGCCGGAGACCGGATCGCCGATGTGATCGGCCCCCTCATCCACCTCTTCGGCTGGCGCCACGAGCACGACGCCGCCTCCGGGCACATCAGGATCGACAGCCCCGACGGCAGCATGTTCCTCGACTTCAACCCGCTGCACCCGCTCGGCCGATGGGTCACCGTTGCCCACCATGAGCCGTTCTGGGAAGTGATGTTCAGCAGGCAGACGCCCCTGGAGGCAGTCGCCGCCGTCACCCAGGCACTGCCTCAGCTGCTCGGCGATGCCCGGCACGCCGAGCGCATCCCGATCACAGACATGCCCCTGGAGCAGCTCGCCGAGCTGAACGACTGGTCCGCCGACGGCGGCACTCTCACCTCACCCGACCTGTACTGCAGCCTGCGGCACACGCCCGGCGAGGACGTCTCCTGGCAGGTCGAGCACCTCTACTACGAAAACGAGCCGCTGGCCACGTTCACGCAGGACACCCCTGAGGCGCTCGTCGGCAACTTCTTCGCCCACCTGGCCACGCCCTTGGCCGTGGAGCGGGCCTACGCCGATGTCCCCCTCAGCACACGGCACGCGGACAGCGCCCTGATCACCCCCGTCCGCGGCGCCTCGGTGAACCCGCACGTCTACCACGCCCTCACCCAGCTCGACCGCGCCACTGCACGCCGCCGCTGACGCCGCCCCCGAAACGGAACCCCCCTGCCCCAGAACATCGCGTCCACCGCCCCTGCCGAACAACTCCTGCTCCTGGGTGCCGACTTCACCCGGCACAGCGACGCCCTTCTGCGACACCGGATCAACGGTCCCAGCCCCTCGGCCTTCCTCACCGCCCAGGCCGCCGCCGCCCAGCACCTGGCCCGAGCGGCGCTGGAGATCGTGGACACCCTCAACGCCCAGCGGATGTACCACAGCCCCGTGATCCGCTCCGTGTACGCACGCGTGCGTCAGCTCGCTCACCTGGCCACGGACACCGCCGATCACCTCCTGGACGCCGCCGAAATCCTCGACAACACGCGCGCCGGACTCCCCGTCGAGCTCGACGACTCGCTCCTGGTCACGCTGACCGGCCAGCAGGCCCTCGGAGAGGCCGGCAGCCGCCTCACGCTCGTCAGAGATCTGACCGTGCTTGGGGCCGACGACGCCCTCACGGCCGCCGAGGCGTACGTCGCCGAGCGGCTTCGCCGGGGCTTTTCGCTCCCGCGCCAGCCACCCGCCCTCACCGTGGCCCAGGACGCCGCGCTGCGCGCCGTCGCACGCGGCGAGGTGACGATCGCCGACAACAAGCCCTACGTCCGCGCCGACGACGTGCGCGTGACGATCAGCACCGTGCGCGCCCTGGAGGCCCGCGGCCTCGTGGCCCGCGAGGAGTGCCCGCTGTGGCTCACCGACGAGCGGGTCCACCTCACCCCCGACGGGTGCCGTGATCTCGCCGCCGCCTTCGGCCGCCCCAAGCGCCTCGCACCCACCACGGCGCGGCCCGCAGCGGCCCTGCCCCAGGCCACCGCCGGCCGCACCCGCTGACCCCCGCACCCGATCCTCGGCAGACCCCACGCCCACCGACGCCTCACCCCGCACGACATCGCCCTCGCGCTGCCCGCCCAGGTCCAACGGACGCCACGCCCCGTGACGTCGTCGTCCACTTCACCCTGCACCGTCTGGCCGCCCCGCGCTACGACCACCGGTCTTCCGGCGGCCCCGCGAACGGCATCGCCCAGTCACTGTGCGCCCGCCTCTACGGGCTGCCGGACGATCCCGGCCCCGTAGCGACCTCGCTCGACGAACTCTTCCAGTGGGGGACCACCACACGCGACGGCGGACAGGACCCGCGAACTCGCCGACGGCCTGGACGACATCCACCCCGTCTTCGGCAACCGCCCCTCCTCTTCAGCAGAACCCCAGTCACACGTCGCAGCGCGCGCCCGCGAGCCCGGCTTCAGCGGCCGAGCGCCACCGCTGACCTGAAACGACAGCACACCTACCGAGAAAGACACCATCCTGGTGACCGCCGCCCCCCTCAACACGCTCCTCACCCAACAACGGTGCTCGCTGGGCGTGTTCATCCCTGCTGGCCTGCACCGGTCGGACACCCAACGCCGACAACTCGGCCGTCTCGCGGAAGCCGGGGCTGACCTGTTCGAGGTCGGTCTGGCCACCGCGGACGCGGTACTCGATGGTCCCGTCATCCAGGCCGCCTACCACCGCGCCCTGTCACACGGGAACGTCCTGGACCGCACCCTCCGCGCCATCGAGCACGCCGCGTCTCTGCGGCCGACCGTGGTCATGACCTACTGGGACCCCGTCCGTCGCCACGGCCCCGAACGCCTGGCCCGCCGGGTCACCGACGCAGGCGCCACGGGAATCATGGTCGTCGACCTGCCCGGTAACGAGACACTCCGGTGGCACGACACTGCGCGGGACGCGGGCCTGGACACCCCGCACCTCATCTCGCGCACCACACCCGACGCCAGCCTTCCGGCCGCGGTCGAGCGTGCGTCCGGCTGGCTCTACGTACCCGCCAGCACGACCCTCACCGGCTACCAGGGCCCCCTCGACATCCCCGGGCTCGCCGACTTCGCCCAGCGCCTGCGCGGGACGAGCCCGCTGCCCGTGGTCTCGGGGGTGGGGATCTCCACCCCCGCCCTCGCAGCCCGTGTCGCCCCGCTGGTGGACGCCGTCGTCATCGGTACCCCCATCGTCCGCGCACTGATGGCCGGCCCCGGTCTGGCCTCCGATGTGACGGCCGCGTTCGCTCAGACCCTGCACGCAAGCTCGCTCGGGCAACACCATGGCTGACCGCCGCGGCCTGCCCGAGATCCTCGACCTGATCGAGGCCGACGCCCGCGACCTGCACCGGGCCCTGCGCACCAACACCATCGGTCACGTGCAGGCGCTGACGGCCAGGATCACTGAGGCCCAGACGCTCTCCCGCACTGCTCTACAGCTGTTCGTCAACCTCACACAGCAGCCTCTGCGCTCCGCGCCCGCACACCTGCTGCTCCTCGACCGCGTCGCGCACATCGCCAAAGCCGCCCAGGACGCGGGCGCCGAACTCAGCGCGGCGCTTACCCGCGCCGTGGAGAACCAGCACCGTCGAGCCCACGCCACACACGAGCCTCTCGTCCTCCTCCGTCCGTCGCCCCAGCAGTACGTCGCGTCGGCCACCGATCTGCTCGATGCCATCCCCGCTCTGTGTCAGGCCATCCAGCGCGACTCGCTCACGACGTTCAACCTGCCTGCGAGCGAGTCCCGTTGAGGTCCGACATTCGTACCCGTCACACCCAGGACTGCCCATTTCCAATCAGCCTCATTTCCGCGCCCTCTCCCTGGGCGCGGGAGTCCAATCCAGCACCCTCCTCGCCCTGTCCGCCGCAGGAGTCCTTCCCAAGGTCGACTACGCGATATTCGCCGACACCGGCTGGGAACCATCAGCCGTCTACACCCACCTGAACCGCCTCGAACGAGAAATCGCCGCACCCGCAGCCGAACCGGTGCAAGACGACTTCGGGCTGGCTTCTTGAGGCGGATCATCCTCGACCTGTTCGCCGGCCCCGGCGGCTGGAGCCACGCCCTCACCGTCCTCGGCGAGCGGGACATCGGCCTGGAGTGGGACGAGTGGGCCTGCAAAACCCGGGCCAGGGCCGGGCAGTTGACGATCCGGACCGATGTTGCCCGCTATCCGGCGTGGATTTTCTCCGGCCGGATCCTCGGGCTGATCGCCTCCCCTCCCTGTCAGGCATGGAGCATGGCAGGCAAGCGCCTCGGTCTGGTCGACCAGCCGCTCGTCCACCAGGCCGTCGCCGACCTCGCCGCCGGCCGCGACACCCGTGAGCAGCTGCTCGGCGCGTGCGCGGACGAACGGTCTCTTCTCGCGGCCGAGCCCATGCGCTACCTGCACGCGCTGAACCTGGCGGGCGAGCCCGAGTGGGTGCTCATGGAGGAAGTCCCCGACGTCCTGCCGCTGTGGCGGCAATACGCGGCCATCCTGCGGACCTGGGGATTCTCCGTCTGGACTGGCATCCTCAATGCCGCCGACTACGGCGTCCCCCAGACCCGGAAGCGAGCGATCCTGCTCGCCTCCCGCGTACGCACCGCCGAGCCCTCGCCGCCCACCCACGCACAGTCCGCCGAGCCGGAATCACTCTTCGGCCCCGGCCGCGCCCGCTGGGTGTCCATGGCCCAGGCCCTGGGCTGGGGCGCCACCGACCGCCCCGTGCCCACCGTGTGCGCCGGCGGCGGCCCAGGAGGCGGCCCTGAACCCTTCCCCTCCGGCTCCCGTAAGACCCTGACCGACGCCCGCGACCGCGGCACCTGGACACCCCACCCCGACTCCGAGATCGTCCTGGCCTCCCGCAGGGAGGGCTCCGGCTGGGCCGCCCGGCCCGGTGAGAACCGCCCCGCAGACGCTCCGGCACCCACCTTCACCGCCGAGGCACACCGCTGGTCATGGTCACTGCGCAGCAACAACCAGACCAACGCCACCGTGCGCCGGGCCGACGAGCCCGCCGGCACCCTGTTCTTCGGCCACCGGGTCAACGAGTGCGCCTGGGTCGCCGACACCGCCTCCGGCCTTCCGGACGACGAGCAGCGATCGGCACCGGCCCCGATCAAGATCACCGCGCGGGAAGCGGGCGTACTGCAGAGCTTCCCCGCCGACTATCCATGGCAGGGCAACAAGGGCCAGACCTTCTCGCAGATCGGCAACGCCGTCCCCCCGCGCCTGGCCGCCCACCTGCTCGCCCCGCACCTCAACACGTCCTTCAACCCCGACGACTTCACCCTCGCCGCCTGATGCCCCATACCCCTGAACCCCACGAGGACCACGACCTCGACCTCATGCCGGCGCCGAAGCCGGTCCACTACGCCGAGCAGGCCCTGCTCGGCGCCCTCCTCCTCGAACCGACGCGTCTGGCCGACACCGAGCCGCTGCTCGCCCATGACTTCGACAGTCACACCCATGCCGCGCTGTTCACCGCGATCCGCACGCTCCCGGCGCCCGACCCCGACGACCACGCAAAGGACACCGCCTGGCTCAACGCCGTACTGGACCACGCGCGTCCGCATGCTCCCGGCCTGAGCGCCTCCTACATTCACGCCCTCATTCAGTTCTGCCCGCAGCCGAAGCACGCGGCGGCGTACGCCAGGATGATCCGCGCCGACAACGCCCGCCGGGTCCTGCGCGCTCACGCCGAGCGCCTCGCTTCTACCGCAACTGACGCGGGCCTGCCCAACCCGGCTGCCTCGACGCTCGGGCTGGCCGACGACATCGGCCGCGTCCTGGACGCCCTCGCCGAACAGTTCGCCCCGCACCCCGGCTCCTTCCCCCGCACAGCACTCCCCTCCGCGATCCCACGGCAGGCCAGCGAGGAGGACCTCGACGAAGAACGCCTTCTCCTGGCGACCGCCACCGCCTATCCGGCGGAGGTCCGGCAGATGCGGTGGCTGGCCGAGGCGGACTTCATTCTGCCGCTGCACGCCGCACTGTGGCAGTCCATCACGGCGCTGGTCCACCGCGGCGACATGGTCGATCCGGTCACCGTCCTCGGTGAGGCCCAGCACCGCGGTCTGCTCACCGGCTCCCTCTCCCCCAAGAACGTGATGGCTTTGGTCTCCACGCCCGCCGGCTCCCCCGAGTACTGGGGCGAGAAGATCGTCAAACGCGCCCTCCTCGCCCGCGCCCAGACAGTCGCCGCACGGATCAACGCCTACACCGACGACCCCGCCAACACCCCCCACCAGCTCATCACGGGCAGCCGCCGCGCCCTCGCAGACCTCAACGCCCTGCGCACCCGCTGGAACCGCGCCACCGCACCCCCGCCCGCGTCGCGCCACAAGCCCCCTCGTGCCGCGCCACCGCCCCGGGCGACCAGTCCGCCGCTCCGGCCCACACCGCCGACCTCACGAGCCCACCGATGACCCCCGCGTCCGGGCTCGGTTCCCAAGCATGGCCCTCCCCGAACCTGGAACTAGCCGACCCTTCATGCCCAACAGCCCCCTCGCCGTCCATGCCCACCTCGACGTCCACGCCGCCTATACCCCCGCTGGCCTTCTCGCCGATCTCGCGGAGGAAATCTCGCACGGCGCCGGGTCCCGCCAGCCACGCTCCGGTCAGCCTCGGCGCGTGAAGCAGATCGCCGGCAGCGCGCCCGCTGCGCCGCTTCCGCCACTTTCCACGCGTCTTCGACGCTGACCACTGTGCATTGGCGTTGCGGGTCTTCTCGCGGGTCCGACGCTTTTCCTGAAGGTTCACGCCGGACGTGCATAGGGGCGCAGCGTTGAAGAGGAACCCTTCCGCAAGGTACCGATGGAGTGACGGCGCTCCGGCTGCGCTCGCGGTGTTTGACACCGAGGCCCCACATGAGCTGGAGTGGGGCCACCTGGCCCCTGGAAGCGGCCAGCTCCGAGTGCCGTTGAACCGACCCTGGCACTGCCGGACAACCCTCTCCGACGATCTCAAGATCAACCACTACATCGAACGGTTTCATGAGCCTTCTGTGCCAGGTCGGGGCACGCACCAGAAGGAGCATGATGTTGATCGAGGAACAAGTCGCCGCCGCCAGGCAACAGATGACGGGGGAATCCCTGCGTGCCGTACGGCTACGCATCAAGGAACTGCCGAGCTGGAGGTCGCTCGTGCCGAGCGGCACGGACATCCAACTGCTCCTGGAATCGATCCTGTTGCAGTAC from Streptomyces sp. NBC_00258 includes:
- a CDS encoding DnaB-like helicase N-terminal domain-containing protein, with the protein product MPHTPEPHEDHDLDLMPAPKPVHYAEQALLGALLLEPTRLADTEPLLAHDFDSHTHAALFTAIRTLPAPDPDDHAKDTAWLNAVLDHARPHAPGLSASYIHALIQFCPQPKHAAAYARMIRADNARRVLRAHAERLASTATDAGLPNPAASTLGLADDIGRVLDALAEQFAPHPGSFPRTALPSAIPRQASEEDLDEERLLLATATAYPAEVRQMRWLAEADFILPLHAALWQSITALVHRGDMVDPVTVLGEAQHRGLLTGSLSPKNVMALVSTPAGSPEYWGEKIVKRALLARAQTVAARINAYTDDPANTPHQLITGSRRALADLNALRTRWNRATAPPPASRHKPPRAAPPPRATSPPLRPTPPTSRAHR
- a CDS encoding DUF317 domain-containing protein, giving the protein MNPYTHDDRVMVSPRYMAGAGDRIADVIGPLIHLFGWRHEHDAASGHIRIDSPDGSMFLDFNPLHPLGRWVTVAHHEPFWEVMFSRQTPLEAVAAVTQALPQLLGDARHAERIPITDMPLEQLAELNDWSADGGTLTSPDLYCSLRHTPGEDVSWQVEHLYYENEPLATFTQDTPEALVGNFFAHLATPLAVERAYADVPLSTRHADSALITPVRGASVNPHVYHALTQLDRATARRR
- a CDS encoding DNA cytosine methyltransferase; this encodes MILDLFAGPGGWSHALTVLGERDIGLEWDEWACKTRARAGQLTIRTDVARYPAWIFSGRILGLIASPPCQAWSMAGKRLGLVDQPLVHQAVADLAAGRDTREQLLGACADERSLLAAEPMRYLHALNLAGEPEWVLMEEVPDVLPLWRQYAAILRTWGFSVWTGILNAADYGVPQTRKRAILLASRVRTAEPSPPTHAQSAEPESLFGPGRARWVSMAQALGWGATDRPVPTVCAGGGPGGGPEPFPSGSRKTLTDARDRGTWTPHPDSEIVLASRREGSGWAARPGENRPADAPAPTFTAEAHRWSWSLRSNNQTNATVRRADEPAGTLFFGHRVNECAWVADTASGLPDDEQRSAPAPIKITAREAGVLQSFPADYPWQGNKGQTFSQIGNAVPPRLAAHLLAPHLNTSFNPDDFTLAA
- the trpA gene encoding tryptophan synthase subunit alpha, with protein sequence MTAAPLNTLLTQQRCSLGVFIPAGLHRSDTQRRQLGRLAEAGADLFEVGLATADAVLDGPVIQAAYHRALSHGNVLDRTLRAIEHAASLRPTVVMTYWDPVRRHGPERLARRVTDAGATGIMVVDLPGNETLRWHDTARDAGLDTPHLISRTTPDASLPAAVERASGWLYVPASTTLTGYQGPLDIPGLADFAQRLRGTSPLPVVSGVGISTPALAARVAPLVDAVVIGTPIVRALMAGPGLASDVTAAFAQTLHASSLGQHHG